A single region of the Armatimonadota bacterium genome encodes:
- a CDS encoding hydrogenase expression/formation protein HypE gives MSTSSTSGFLLTCPIPIQQYPSVVMAHGGGGRLMHQLIEKMFVATFGSGALRTRHDSARLELPTPRLAFTTDSYVVRPLFFPGGDIGKLAVYGTVNDLAMSGARPLYLSLGMILEEGLPMETLWRVVLSLHEAAQATGVQIVTGDTKVVDRGKGDGVFLNTSGVGVIEHDLRIAPQSVQVGDAVILSGDIGRHGIAVMAVREGLEFESAIESDCAPLAEPVLSLIEAGIEVHCLRDLTRGGLASACVEIAEAAGVGIWLEESHIPVREDVRGACEILGFDPLYVANEGRFVAFVPASQAEQAVEVLRRFEVCAGAQVVGEVTDSPEGTVVLRSVIGTSRVVDMLSGEQLPRIC, from the coding sequence ATGTCTACTTCGTCCACATCCGGTTTCCTGCTGACCTGTCCCATCCCTATCCAGCAGTATCCGTCTGTGGTGATGGCGCACGGGGGCGGGGGCAGGTTGATGCACCAGCTGATCGAGAAGATGTTCGTGGCGACCTTTGGCAGCGGCGCACTGCGCACACGCCACGACAGCGCACGACTGGAGCTGCCCACCCCACGCCTTGCTTTCACCACCGACTCGTACGTGGTGCGTCCACTCTTCTTCCCGGGGGGCGACATCGGTAAGCTGGCGGTGTACGGCACGGTGAACGACCTGGCGATGAGCGGTGCGCGTCCGCTGTATCTTAGCCTCGGCATGATTTTAGAGGAGGGTTTGCCGATGGAGACGCTGTGGCGGGTGGTGCTCTCCCTCCACGAGGCGGCGCAGGCGACGGGCGTGCAGATTGTCACCGGCGATACGAAGGTGGTGGATCGGGGTAAGGGCGACGGCGTGTTCCTGAACACCTCTGGCGTGGGGGTGATAGAACACGACCTGCGGATTGCACCGCAGTCGGTGCAGGTGGGCGATGCGGTGATTCTCAGTGGAGACATCGGCAGGCACGGTATCGCGGTGATGGCGGTGCGCGAGGGGCTGGAGTTTGAGAGCGCGATTGAAAGCGACTGCGCCCCTCTGGCAGAGCCGGTGCTGTCGTTGATAGAGGCAGGCATCGAGGTGCACTGCCTGCGCGACCTCACGCGGGGCGGTCTGGCGAGCGCATGTGTGGAGATCGCCGAGGCGGCGGGAGTGGGCATCTGGCTGGAAGAGTCTCATATCCCGGTGCGTGAGGATGTGCGCGGCGCGTGCGAGATCCTGGGCTTTGACCCGCTGTACGTCGCCAACGAAGGACGGTTTGTGGCGTTTGTGCCCGCATCGCAGGCGGAGCAGGCGGTGGAAGTGCTGCGGCGGTTTGAGGTGTGCGCAGGCGCGCAGGTAGTCGGCGAGGTGACCGATTCGCCGGAGGGCACGGTGGTGTTGCGCAGCGTGATTGGCACCTCGCGCGTGGTAGACATGCTCAGCGGCGAACAGTTACCCAGGATATGTTAG
- the rnj gene encoding ribonuclease J: MSEDTFPYEESIALIPLGGTGEIGKNLTVVQFGGEILVVDCGLAFPFDDVYGVDIVIPDITYLRENADRVRGIVLTHGHEDHVGALPYVLSEINVPVWGTRLTMGLVRAKLSERLPLSQLDLREYAPGDRIPIGPFFVEPVRVTHSIPETVALNIETPVGRVVFVSDFKIDHTPIDEWRFDAARFGQLGEEGVLALVSDSTNAEKPGVTPSERVVGAAYDRIFREAPGRILVTMFASNIHRMQQVLDTAARYGKKVAVLGRSMQQNLEIAIEMGYVWLPPDTLIRTDQIGQYESRELVILATGAQGEPLSALTRISRDEYKAVQIEPGDTVILSATPIPGNESLVWRTVNRLIRKGAHVIYPPMQPVHVSGHAYQEELKMMLALVRPQYVIPMHGEPRMAVQYARMAREMNIPAENIFLMDLGDTLYLHPTGARFGEKVPVGRVLVDSGGNSGISDVVLRDRRHLAQDGLVLVVVSIDKETGEILAGPDVTLRGMAVSEEEEPQFVEHLRQQVLQELQDLDISEVTDWDAVRADVRSIVTRAVKQRMKRRPVVIPVVMEI; this comes from the coding sequence GTGAGCGAAGACACTTTTCCCTACGAAGAGAGCATCGCGCTGATTCCGCTGGGCGGAACGGGCGAAATCGGCAAGAACCTCACCGTGGTGCAGTTCGGTGGGGAGATACTGGTAGTGGATTGCGGTCTGGCGTTCCCGTTTGACGACGTGTATGGCGTGGACATCGTGATACCCGACATCACCTACCTGCGCGAGAACGCCGACCGCGTGCGAGGCATCGTGCTGACGCATGGGCACGAAGACCACGTGGGCGCACTACCCTACGTGCTGTCCGAAATCAACGTGCCGGTGTGGGGCACACGCCTGACGATGGGGCTGGTGCGCGCCAAACTGAGCGAGCGGTTGCCGCTTTCACAGCTCGATCTGCGCGAGTACGCGCCCGGCGACCGCATTCCCATCGGCCCTTTCTTTGTGGAACCGGTGCGCGTCACGCACAGCATCCCCGAAACGGTTGCGCTCAATATCGAAACGCCGGTCGGGCGGGTGGTGTTCGTCAGCGATTTCAAGATAGACCACACGCCGATAGACGAATGGCGTTTCGATGCGGCGCGTTTCGGGCAGCTGGGCGAAGAGGGCGTGCTGGCGCTGGTATCGGACAGCACCAACGCCGAGAAGCCCGGAGTTACCCCTTCGGAGCGCGTGGTGGGCGCAGCGTACGACCGTATCTTCCGCGAGGCGCCGGGGCGTATCCTCGTTACCATGTTCGCCTCCAACATCCACCGGATGCAGCAGGTGCTGGATACCGCGGCACGCTACGGCAAGAAGGTGGCGGTGCTGGGACGCAGTATGCAGCAGAATCTGGAAATCGCTATCGAGATGGGCTACGTGTGGCTGCCGCCCGATACGCTCATCCGAACCGACCAGATTGGGCAATACGAGAGTCGCGAGCTGGTTATCCTCGCCACCGGCGCACAGGGGGAACCCCTTTCCGCCCTTACACGCATCTCCCGCGACGAGTACAAGGCGGTGCAGATCGAGCCCGGTGACACGGTGATCCTCTCTGCCACGCCCATCCCGGGCAACGAGAGCCTGGTGTGGCGTACGGTGAACCGCCTCATCCGCAAGGGAGCGCATGTCATCTATCCACCGATGCAGCCGGTGCACGTCTCGGGACATGCTTATCAGGAAGAGCTGAAGATGATGCTCGCACTGGTGCGTCCCCAATACGTGATCCCCATGCACGGCGAGCCCCGAATGGCGGTACAATATGCACGGATGGCGCGGGAGATGAACATCCCCGCGGAGAACATCTTCCTGATGGATTTGGGGGATACCCTTTACCTGCACCCGACCGGCGCGAGGTTTGGTGAAAAGGTTCCTGTCGGCAGGGTGCTGGTGGATAGCGGGGGCAACAGTGGCATCAGCGACGTGGTGCTGCGCGACCGCAGACACCTGGCACAGGATGGACTGGTACTGGTGGTTGTGAGCATCGACAAGGAGACCGGCGAGATACTGGCTGGCCCCGATGTGACCCTGCGTGGGATGGCGGTGAGCGAGGAGGAGGAGCCGCAGTTCGTCGAGCATCTGCGTCAGCAGGTGCTTCAGGAGCTGCAGGATCTAGATATTTCGGAAGTGACGGACTGGGACGCGGTGCGGGCGGATGTGCGCAGCATAGTGACGCGGGCAGTGAAACAGAGGATGAAGCGTCGCCCGGTGGTGATTCCGGTGGTGATGGAGATTTAG
- a CDS encoding DNA helicase: MFAQVVIADTFQRALHRLSPDEQAAVKQTCFDFTQNPTAPGFSVHRLDNAVYSNWWSLRVNDEIRIIFSHQDSYYVLCHVGHHDDAYRWAERRRFERVEGSVLRVVLLKEEIQKVIKRQEVDAPLSRYDAGYLRRLGVPEEWVEALRYASEEDLIELIDEFPDEVWERIEKLFRGEIVPEPIKVNVADPMQHPDTRRRFWTPGSYEELKRALDMPWEKWLVYLHPQQRLAVERKYSGAAKVTGAAGTGKTVVALHRTREMMRRYPDQRIFLTTFSKSLAERLRYQLRLLVGDIPNSVRVQHLHQYAAQWARSHLGQWRIADTSEQEQCLAQLYEQTKVPVSLAFLRLEWHLVIEPWNIRTLEAYLQAERLGRKVALSQDRRRQIWSVFEQMWQWLDDQGAVTWSTLCYRVAERVRENPPFRCVIVDEAQDFGPAELTLVRALCAEGEDDLFLCGDAGQRIYRVMTPWSRLGIATQGRSTRLYVNYRTTAQIQSHAEKLLPEVIDADESEEASYLRPLAVLRGEKPVQRSFPCRQAEAEALSEWIWSLLQQGYRPADVAIFARAKTVLDEFVPELEKRGLTCFHLSEGVGSRADCIAVGTTHRAKGLEFKAVAVVGVDDFWFPCQPELQQLEDPQEREAFIHQERQLLYVACTRARERLWISCSGTPSRFLR, translated from the coding sequence GTGTTCGCACAGGTGGTTATTGCCGATACCTTTCAGCGTGCGCTGCACAGGCTGTCTCCCGATGAACAGGCAGCCGTCAAGCAAACTTGCTTCGACTTTACCCAAAACCCCACTGCCCCTGGCTTTTCAGTACACCGGCTAGACAACGCTGTGTACAGTAACTGGTGGTCGCTGCGCGTCAACGATGAAATCCGCATCATCTTCAGTCACCAGGATAGCTACTACGTTCTCTGCCACGTGGGACACCACGACGACGCCTACCGATGGGCAGAGAGACGCCGTTTTGAGAGAGTAGAAGGCAGTGTTTTACGTGTGGTGTTACTGAAAGAAGAGATACAAAAGGTTATCAAAAGGCAAGAGGTGGATGCCCCTCTCAGTCGCTATGATGCAGGTTACCTTCGCCGACTTGGGGTGCCGGAGGAGTGGGTAGAAGCCTTGCGGTATGCCAGCGAGGAAGACCTGATTGAGCTCATTGACGAGTTCCCCGACGAGGTGTGGGAACGCATTGAGAAGCTCTTTCGGGGCGAGATCGTGCCAGAACCCATCAAAGTAAACGTTGCGGACCCGATGCAGCATCCAGACACCCGCAGACGATTCTGGACGCCCGGCAGCTACGAGGAGCTGAAAAGGGCGCTGGATATGCCCTGGGAGAAATGGCTGGTCTATCTGCATCCGCAGCAGCGTCTTGCGGTAGAGCGAAAGTACAGCGGTGCAGCCAAAGTCACCGGAGCGGCAGGTACAGGCAAAACGGTGGTCGCTTTGCATCGAACCCGCGAGATGATGCGGCGCTACCCCGATCAGCGCATCTTTCTCACGACGTTCAGCAAAAGTCTTGCTGAGCGTTTGCGCTATCAACTGAGACTGCTGGTGGGCGATATTCCCAACAGTGTGCGCGTACAGCATCTGCACCAGTATGCGGCACAGTGGGCACGAAGTCATCTCGGACAATGGCGCATCGCGGATACCAGTGAGCAGGAGCAGTGTTTGGCGCAGCTCTACGAGCAAACAAAAGTGCCTGTTTCGCTGGCATTTCTGCGTTTGGAGTGGCATCTGGTCATTGAGCCGTGGAACATCCGAACTCTGGAGGCGTACCTGCAAGCCGAGCGGCTGGGTCGCAAAGTGGCACTCTCCCAGGATAGGCGCAGGCAGATATGGAGCGTGTTCGAGCAGATGTGGCAATGGCTGGATGACCAGGGTGCTGTCACCTGGAGCACCCTCTGCTATCGCGTGGCGGAGAGGGTGCGCGAGAACCCTCCCTTTCGGTGTGTGATCGTGGATGAGGCGCAGGATTTCGGGCCCGCCGAGCTCACGCTGGTGCGTGCCTTGTGCGCAGAAGGGGAAGACGACCTTTTCCTGTGTGGAGACGCGGGACAGCGTATCTATCGTGTGATGACCCCGTGGTCTCGTCTCGGTATTGCCACACAGGGACGCAGTACCCGCCTGTATGTGAACTACCGAACGACAGCGCAGATACAAAGCCATGCCGAGAAGCTGTTGCCGGAAGTGATTGATGCCGACGAAAGCGAAGAGGCAAGCTATCTGCGTCCGCTTGCGGTATTGCGTGGTGAAAAACCCGTGCAGCGTTCCTTCCCTTGCCGTCAAGCAGAGGCGGAAGCACTGTCGGAATGGATATGGTCGCTTTTGCAACAGGGCTATCGTCCCGCCGACGTAGCAATATTCGCCCGCGCCAAAACGGTGCTCGATGAGTTTGTGCCCGAATTGGAGAAACGGGGACTGACCTGTTTCCATCTGAGCGAAGGCGTTGGCTCTCGTGCTGACTGCATTGCCGTAGGGACGACGCACCGCGCGAAAGGTCTGGAGTTCAAGGCTGTAGCGGTTGTCGGTGTGGACGACTTCTGGTTCCCCTGCCAGCCAGAATTGCAACAGCTGGAGGACCCCCAGGAGCGCGAAGCCTTCATCCATCAGGAAAGGCAGCTGCTCTACGTTGCCTGCACGCGCGCCCGCGAAAGGTTGTGGATCAGTTGCTCCGGCACGCCCAGCCGTTTTCTGCGATAG
- a CDS encoding hydrogenase assembly protein HypC, translating to MCLAIPGQILSIEGDDPLSRTGKVSFGGIVKDVNLAYVPEAKVGDYVIVHVGFAISIVDEKEAQEVFEYLRQMEELGELQEQPA from the coding sequence ATGTGCCTGGCGATACCGGGGCAGATATTGAGCATTGAGGGGGACGACCCGCTGAGCCGCACGGGCAAGGTCAGCTTTGGCGGCATTGTGAAAGATGTGAATCTCGCCTACGTGCCCGAGGCGAAGGTGGGCGACTATGTGATAGTGCATGTGGGCTTTGCCATCAGTATTGTGGACGAGAAGGAGGCGCAGGAGGTGTTCGAATACCTGCGCCAGATGGAGGAACTGGGCGAGCTGCAGGAGCAACCCGCATGA
- the dapA gene encoding 4-hydroxy-tetrahydrodipicolinate synthase has protein sequence MQVNWGPVVTAMVTPFNEDLEVNYDAAQALAELLVQTGSTGLVVSGTTGESPTLTHEEKVTLFRKVKEAVGNRAAVLAGTSTYDTAESVRLSQEAERAGVDGLLLVAPYYNRPSQEGLYQHFKTIAHAVDLPVMIYNIPGRTGVNVEPATLLRLAEVHNIVAVKEASGNLNQMSEICANAPEGFVVYSGDDSLTLPLLAVGGVGVVSVASHVVGRDIRRMCEAFFAGRVQEAKSLHHRMLPLFKALFCTTNPVPVKAALNMLGANVGGVRLPLVEANEKEKEIVRKALRDYGLLQ, from the coding sequence ATGCAGGTGAACTGGGGACCGGTGGTGACCGCGATGGTCACCCCCTTCAACGAAGACTTAGAAGTGAACTACGACGCAGCACAGGCGCTGGCGGAGCTGCTGGTGCAGACGGGCTCTACCGGGCTGGTGGTGAGCGGAACCACCGGCGAATCGCCCACCCTGACGCACGAAGAGAAAGTGACCCTGTTTCGCAAGGTGAAGGAGGCAGTGGGCAACCGCGCAGCGGTGTTGGCAGGCACCAGTACCTACGATACCGCCGAGTCGGTACGCCTGAGCCAGGAGGCGGAGCGCGCGGGGGTGGACGGTCTGCTGCTGGTTGCGCCGTACTACAACCGCCCCTCCCAGGAGGGACTGTATCAGCACTTCAAAACCATCGCGCACGCGGTAGACCTGCCTGTGATGATTTACAACATCCCCGGGCGCACCGGGGTCAATGTGGAACCTGCCACCCTGCTGCGTCTGGCGGAAGTGCACAACATCGTGGCAGTGAAGGAAGCCAGCGGCAACCTCAACCAGATGTCCGAGATTTGCGCGAATGCACCGGAAGGCTTTGTGGTGTACAGCGGCGACGACTCGCTCACGCTTCCCCTACTGGCGGTCGGTGGAGTGGGCGTGGTCAGCGTGGCGTCGCATGTGGTCGGGCGCGACATCCGGCGCATGTGCGAAGCCTTCTTCGCCGGTCGGGTGCAGGAGGCGAAGAGTCTGCATCACCGGATGCTTCCGCTGTTCAAGGCGCTGTTCTGCACCACGAATCCCGTGCCCGTGAAAGCGGCTCTGAATATGCTGGGGGCGAACGTGGGAGGCGTACGTCTACCGCTGGTAGAAGCGAATGAGAAGGAGAAAGAGATCGTCCGAAAAGCATTGAGAGACTACGGGTTACTGCAGTGA
- the asd gene encoding aspartate-semialdehyde dehydrogenase — MSSGYHVAIAGATGAVGTEFLRVLEKHRFPIASLRLLASERSEGKKMTFAGETFTVQRLTEDSFDGVQIAFFSAGASRSRQFAPAAVRAGAVVIDNSSAFRMDPQVPLVVPEINLDDAREHQGIIANPNCSTIILLMAVAPLHRLSRVRRIVVSTYQSASGAGAQAMQELIDQTAAVLEGKEVTPRVLPHQIAFNLFSHNSAINEWGYNEEEWKMIHESRKILHEPDLAITATCVRVPVLRAHSESINIEFAQHRPSVQEAREALGAFPGVKLVDDRERNHFPMPIEASECEEVLVGRIREDVSNPLALDLFVSGDQLLKGAALNAVQIAEGMIARGWF, encoded by the coding sequence ATGAGTTCAGGATACCATGTGGCTATTGCCGGGGCGACCGGCGCGGTGGGCACGGAGTTCTTGCGCGTGCTCGAAAAACACCGTTTCCCTATTGCCTCGTTGAGACTGTTAGCCAGCGAGCGTTCCGAAGGCAAAAAGATGACCTTCGCGGGCGAAACCTTCACGGTACAACGCCTCACCGAAGACTCGTTTGACGGCGTGCAGATTGCCTTTTTCTCGGCGGGGGCGTCGCGCAGCAGGCAGTTCGCACCGGCGGCGGTACGCGCAGGTGCGGTGGTGATCGATAACTCCTCCGCGTTTCGGATGGACCCGCAGGTGCCGCTGGTGGTGCCGGAGATTAACCTCGATGACGCCCGCGAGCACCAGGGCATTATCGCCAACCCCAACTGCTCCACCATCATCCTGCTGATGGCGGTAGCACCTCTGCATCGGCTGAGCAGGGTTCGGCGCATTGTGGTGAGCACCTACCAGTCCGCCAGCGGTGCAGGCGCGCAGGCGATGCAGGAGCTGATAGACCAGACGGCGGCGGTGCTGGAGGGTAAAGAGGTCACGCCGCGCGTGCTGCCTCACCAGATAGCCTTCAACCTCTTCAGTCACAACTCCGCCATCAACGAATGGGGATACAACGAAGAGGAGTGGAAGATGATCCACGAGAGCCGTAAGATCCTGCACGAGCCGGACCTGGCGATTACCGCCACCTGCGTGCGCGTGCCGGTGCTGCGGGCGCACTCGGAAAGCATCAATATCGAGTTCGCGCAGCATCGCCCCAGTGTGCAGGAGGCACGAGAGGCTCTGGGCGCGTTCCCCGGCGTGAAGCTGGTGGACGACCGCGAGCGCAACCACTTCCCCATGCCCATTGAGGCAAGCGAGTGTGAAGAGGTGCTGGTGGGGCGCATCCGGGAGGATGTCTCCAACCCGCTGGCGTTGGACCTGTTCGTGAGCGGTGACCAGCTGCTCAAAGGCGCAGCTCTCAACGCCGTGCAGATCGCCGAAGGGATGATCGCCCGAGGCTGGTTCTAA
- a CDS encoding hydrogenase formation protein HypD — protein MRFIEEYRDAEAAQRFAEAIRKTVTREWTIMEICGGQTHAIMKFGIDELLPPQITLLHGPGCPVCVTPVELIDKAVELASRPEVIFCSFGDMLRVPGTKGDLLSARAAGGDVRIVYSPLDALQLAIKNPDRQVVFFAVGFETTAPANAMAVYQAKQKGVKNFSILVSHVLVPPAIEAILSSPRNRVQGFLAAGHVCTVMGYTEYEPIAKKYHVPIVVTGFEPVDILQGIYLCVKQLEEGRAEVENQYARSVRREGNRPAQELIREVFEIVPRKWRGIGEIPQSGLGLREPYWEFDAERRFPLRTGSVAEASECISGLILQGVKKPYECPAFGTRCTPEHPLGATMVSSEGACAAYFKYRREAMPRRG, from the coding sequence ATGAGGTTTATCGAAGAGTATCGCGACGCCGAGGCTGCTCAGCGCTTCGCCGAAGCCATCCGCAAGACGGTGACGCGCGAGTGGACCATTATGGAAATCTGCGGGGGGCAGACGCACGCCATCATGAAATTCGGCATCGATGAGCTGCTGCCCCCACAGATTACCCTGCTGCACGGTCCCGGCTGCCCCGTGTGCGTGACTCCGGTGGAGCTGATAGACAAGGCGGTGGAGCTGGCGTCGCGACCGGAGGTTATCTTCTGTTCCTTTGGCGATATGTTGCGCGTTCCCGGCACGAAAGGGGATTTACTCTCCGCCAGGGCGGCGGGAGGCGATGTGCGTATCGTGTACTCTCCGCTGGACGCGCTGCAGCTAGCAATCAAGAACCCCGACCGACAGGTGGTGTTCTTCGCAGTGGGCTTCGAGACCACTGCCCCCGCCAACGCGATGGCGGTGTATCAGGCGAAGCAGAAGGGCGTGAAAAACTTCTCCATCCTCGTCTCGCATGTGCTGGTTCCCCCCGCGATAGAAGCGATTCTGAGCTCACCGCGAAATCGTGTGCAGGGCTTTCTGGCGGCGGGACATGTGTGCACGGTGATGGGCTATACCGAGTATGAGCCGATTGCGAAGAAGTACCACGTGCCCATCGTGGTCACCGGATTTGAGCCGGTAGACATCTTGCAGGGCATCTACCTGTGTGTGAAACAGCTGGAAGAGGGGCGTGCAGAGGTGGAGAACCAGTATGCCCGCTCGGTGCGTCGTGAGGGCAATCGCCCGGCGCAGGAGCTGATTCGCGAGGTGTTTGAAATAGTTCCGCGCAAGTGGCGTGGCATCGGTGAGATACCGCAGAGTGGGCTAGGCTTGCGCGAGCCGTACTGGGAGTTCGATGCCGAAAGGCGTTTCCCGCTCCGCACGGGCAGTGTGGCGGAAGCGAGCGAGTGCATCAGCGGGTTGATTTTGCAGGGGGTCAAAAAGCCTTACGAATGTCCCGCCTTCGGCACGCGTTGTACGCCCGAACATCCTCTGGGCGCTACGATGGTCTCCTCCGAAGGCGCGTGCGCAGCCTATTTCAAGTACCGCCGAGAGGCTATGCCGCGCAGGGGATGA